Proteins from a single region of Runella sp. SP2:
- a CDS encoding T9SS type A sorting domain-containing protein produces MRNFTHSRFLKTPLFFRGKWFYLKCAIFSCFFWFCGTSILIAQTFSATGLPAGIPDGGVISKTITVSGLSGTVADANEVQVSFAIRHKWAGDIKIGIIPPGGSEITIVNTIGTQCYSNSDFVSANVITISQNATNQLPSQNNITIPGGTFLPSSCNTKPVGTLASLVGATRNGDWTIKVYDVETIEAGQLHSASITIGNSQCDPPKFTAPTVVKSKCDSPTGIIIVNTTVAEGLEYTINDWASWQSSATFEGLAAGNYTLKVRLQDNKSCEATYENNPVVVSNYPPPTVSASITSICVGSTITLSPTSGGAWVSSDNSKATVSNAGVVTGISAGSVTFTFTETATGCSATTSSVMVNSLPIVSTPTETVCAGSTITLSPTNGGTWVSSDNSKATVSNAGVVTGVSAGSVAFTFTETAMGCSVTTSSVTVKPLPTATITGDATVCKGSLSHTITFIGASGTAPYTFTYKLNGGNEFQITTENGTNVASIDVLTTAVGTLEYSLVSVKEGSPNACNQTQTGSAVVTIQGKPTIVLNTLQQTLNEGNTQVFCDTDANPVNGLQFTVSGLCVVGNPVWRVQVGGGSWSEWSATAPVSQLSNNQPHRYQAACDVSCPVTYTSPIELTINYRASVPQNVSLLVDGVTVAAGETKEVCSLTNSPITFTANCGSGEVTFYSVDGGEYSAGAPLGLVDNQFHNYRVRCRKSDGTSSCVESESGVMRLKLVGIPAAPTVSLSPTTSCTPASIFSGQSSCGSLRTVWYNATTNVALSSLPSTVPSETTSYYARCQTENGCVSEKSNVVTFTVTPVNVAPIVTVSQDVVCTGTTVTVLANCPVGSTTSWNTGVSTPSFEVAFSNITKQSYWAKCVFEGGCQSAESNRKEVYWQAFVVSLINIGESKSGIKSNDRAAWSSQFITADGGPELDQSTQQSPTLYYVENVNKMAPRYWTIHADACGLGTTGSLTFDMLATPEMGVIRSFNTHENNAPYFMYANREGWTELYAQNHPAYGFYEDNGSGGNVYDAGLPKGLYKLSIRYWDMKGWGSIYPSTRKPQGNVLAYQEYWFRIQSKDGVGVGAAREMANGQEAKGKGQGSDNGKQLTDKGVFATVLPNPVTNILRLKVQDSKGQMVQTSLTDAVGREVLSRHFRPETNTHQEEFGVSELPTGIYFLRVKSEAFQSTLKVVKL; encoded by the coding sequence ATGCGTAATTTTACTCATTCCCGTTTTTTGAAAACACCTTTGTTTTTTAGGGGAAAATGGTTTTATTTAAAATGTGCTATTTTTTCATGCTTCTTTTGGTTCTGTGGTACGTCTATTTTAATTGCACAGACATTTTCCGCCACTGGCCTTCCTGCTGGTATTCCTGATGGAGGAGTTATTTCCAAGACAATTACTGTGTCAGGGCTTTCTGGAACGGTTGCTGATGCCAATGAGGTGCAAGTAAGTTTCGCCATTAGGCATAAATGGGCGGGGGATATTAAAATTGGCATCATTCCTCCAGGTGGTTCAGAAATTACCATTGTAAATACGATTGGAACTCAATGTTACAGTAATTCCGATTTTGTAAGTGCAAATGTCATTACAATCAGCCAAAATGCTACCAATCAACTTCCTAGCCAGAATAATATTACTATTCCTGGCGGTACGTTTTTACCATCTTCGTGTAATACGAAGCCCGTAGGTACTTTAGCATCTTTGGTGGGGGCTACCCGAAACGGTGATTGGACGATTAAAGTTTATGACGTTGAGACAATAGAAGCGGGACAGCTGCATTCGGCATCTATTACAATTGGTAATTCTCAATGCGACCCACCAAAATTTACCGCCCCAACCGTTGTAAAATCAAAATGTGATAGTCCAACGGGTATTATCATTGTAAATACTACAGTGGCAGAGGGTTTAGAATATACTATAAACGATTGGGCTAGTTGGCAAAGCAGTGCTACATTTGAGGGTTTAGCAGCTGGAAATTATACCCTCAAAGTACGTTTACAAGATAATAAATCTTGCGAAGCTACTTATGAAAATAATCCAGTTGTGGTGTCTAACTATCCACCACCTACTGTCAGCGCATCCATCACAAGTATATGCGTTGGCAGTACAATTACATTGAGTCCTACCAGTGGAGGTGCTTGGGTGAGTAGCGACAACAGCAAAGCGACTGTGAGTAATGCGGGAGTAGTGACGGGTATATCGGCAGGAAGTGTGACATTTACCTTCACAGAAACAGCTACGGGCTGTAGTGCTACGACAAGTAGTGTCATGGTAAATTCCTTACCTATTGTAAGTACACCCACTGAAACTGTATGCGCAGGTAGTACAATTACATTGAGTCCTACCAATGGAGGTACTTGGGTGAGTAGCGACAACAGCAAAGCGACTGTGAGTAATGCGGGAGTAGTAACGGGTGTATCGGCAGGAAGTGTGGCATTTACTTTTACAGAAACAGCTATGGGCTGTAGTGTTACGACAAGTAGTGTGACGGTGAAGCCGCTCCCCACGGCAACAATTACAGGGGACGCTACGGTTTGTAAGGGAAGTCTCTCCCACACAATTACTTTTATAGGAGCATCAGGTACGGCTCCATATACTTTTACTTACAAGTTAAATGGAGGAAATGAATTTCAGATAACTACTGAGAACGGTACTAATGTAGCAAGTATAGACGTACTTACGACGGCGGTAGGGACGTTAGAATATAGTTTAGTTAGTGTAAAAGAGGGTTCGCCGAATGCTTGTAATCAAACTCAAACAGGTAGTGCAGTAGTGACAATACAGGGCAAACCCACAATTGTACTGAATACGTTACAACAAACGTTAAACGAAGGTAATACACAAGTTTTTTGCGATACAGATGCGAATCCAGTGAACGGTTTGCAGTTTACAGTTTCGGGTTTATGTGTAGTGGGAAATCCAGTTTGGCGAGTACAAGTGGGAGGTGGTTCATGGAGCGAATGGTCAGCGACAGCCCCAGTTTCTCAATTATCCAATAACCAACCGCACCGCTACCAAGCGGCCTGTGATGTGAGTTGTCCCGTGACTTATACGTCACCGATTGAGTTGACGATTAATTACCGTGCTTCGGTTCCTCAGAATGTATCGCTATTGGTGGATGGGGTGACAGTAGCAGCGGGGGAAACCAAAGAAGTGTGTAGTCTGACCAACAGTCCCATTACTTTTACGGCCAATTGTGGTTCAGGGGAAGTAACCTTTTATTCAGTCGATGGTGGCGAATACAGCGCGGGCGCTCCCTTGGGATTGGTTGACAATCAGTTTCATAACTACCGCGTACGCTGCCGTAAATCGGACGGTACGTCATCGTGTGTGGAGAGTGAATCGGGAGTGATGCGGTTAAAATTGGTAGGTATTCCAGCTGCGCCTACTGTATCATTATCGCCAACAACAAGCTGTACCCCCGCTTCAATTTTTAGTGGGCAATCATCGTGCGGGAGCTTGCGGACGGTTTGGTACAATGCCACCACGAACGTTGCATTATCGAGTCTTCCCTCGACGGTTCCAAGTGAGACGACGTCTTACTATGCTCGTTGCCAGACGGAAAACGGCTGTGTGAGTGAAAAGAGTAATGTAGTGACGTTTACGGTAACACCTGTTAATGTAGCGCCGATAGTGACAGTATCGCAAGATGTGGTGTGTACAGGAACAACGGTGACGGTGTTGGCCAACTGCCCAGTAGGAAGTACAACAAGCTGGAACACAGGGGTAAGCACACCAAGTTTTGAGGTGGCATTTAGCAATATCACGAAGCAGAGTTACTGGGCGAAGTGCGTCTTTGAGGGCGGTTGCCAGAGTGCGGAGAGTAATCGTAAAGAGGTTTATTGGCAGGCATTTGTGGTGAGTTTGATTAATATTGGGGAGAGTAAATCGGGGATAAAGAGCAACGACCGCGCGGCGTGGAGTAGTCAGTTTATCACGGCTGATGGCGGCCCAGAGTTAGATCAAAGCACGCAGCAGTCTCCGACGTTGTACTACGTTGAGAATGTGAATAAAATGGCACCACGTTATTGGACGATTCATGCGGATGCGTGTGGATTGGGGACGACGGGTTCGTTGACGTTTGATATGTTGGCCACGCCTGAGATGGGAGTGATTCGCTCCTTCAACACGCACGAGAACAATGCGCCGTACTTTATGTATGCCAATCGCGAGGGTTGGACGGAGTTATATGCGCAAAACCATCCTGCGTATGGATTTTATGAAGATAATGGTTCAGGCGGCAACGTTTATGACGCTGGTTTACCAAAAGGCTTGTACAAGTTGAGTATTCGCTATTGGGACATGAAGGGTTGGGGGAGTATTTATCCCTCAACGCGGAAGCCTCAGGGCAACGTGTTGGCGTACCAAGAATATTGGTTCAGAATCCAGTCGAAAGATGGGGTAGGCGTGGGTGCAGCGAGAGAAATGGCAAATGGGCAAGAGGCAAAAGGCAAAGGGCAAGGGTCGGATAACGGAAAACAGCTAACCGATAAGGGTGTCTTTGCCACTGTTCTCCCCAACCCCGTCACCAACATTCTTCGTTTGAAAGTTCAAGATAGCAAGGGGCAAATGGTGCAGACTTCGTTGACTGATGCAGTGGGTCGTGAGGTGTTGAGCCGCCATTTTAGACCTGAGACGAACACGCACCAAGAGGAGTTTGGGGTGAGTGAGTTGCCAACGGGAATATATTTCTTGCGGGTGAAATCAGAAGCTTTCCAAAGTACTTTAAAAGTTGTGAAGCTTTAA